Proteins encoded within one genomic window of Phototrophicus methaneseepsis:
- a CDS encoding aminotransferase class V-fold PLP-dependent enzyme, translating to MQEHWLVDPTVTFLNHGSFGACPEPVFKAYQDWQRALELQPVEFMGRRYDGLMDEARSQLAAYVGVPTKDLIFMPNATVALNLVARSLDLQPGDVIVLSNHEYGAVEKTWQYVANKTGARLLIKDLPLPLTDPQQIVDALFSDLPAQTKAICVSHISSPTALIFPIAEICQRAQALGLLSIIDGAHAPGQIPLDITALGADFYTGNCHKWLCAPKGSAFLYVKEAHQPMMDPLVISWGWGWPDSDFISMNQWQGTRDVAAYLTVPTAIAYQKEHDWDAVRERCHALAIETLHRIADLTELAPVASDSFYGQMVAAPLPDVDPTTLKTRLYDDYRIEVPTTQLGMTKDVGPYYIRVSFQAYNTRADADKLLQALAALL from the coding sequence ATGCAGGAACATTGGTTAGTTGACCCAACCGTTACCTTCTTAAATCACGGGTCATTTGGGGCCTGTCCGGAGCCTGTTTTTAAGGCTTATCAGGATTGGCAAAGAGCACTGGAATTACAACCTGTTGAATTTATGGGGCGGCGCTATGATGGCTTGATGGATGAGGCCCGCAGCCAGCTCGCCGCTTATGTGGGCGTGCCAACCAAAGACCTTATCTTCATGCCAAACGCCACCGTCGCCCTGAACCTGGTGGCTCGCTCGCTGGATTTACAGCCCGGTGATGTCATCGTGCTGAGCAACCATGAATACGGCGCTGTGGAAAAAACATGGCAGTATGTCGCCAATAAAACCGGGGCACGTCTGCTCATCAAGGACCTGCCGCTGCCCTTAACCGACCCACAGCAAATCGTCGATGCGCTCTTTAGTGATTTGCCTGCACAGACCAAAGCCATCTGCGTCAGCCATATTTCCTCGCCAACGGCGTTAATCTTCCCCATTGCGGAGATTTGCCAGCGCGCGCAAGCATTAGGCCTGCTCAGCATCATTGATGGGGCGCACGCACCAGGGCAGATTCCGCTGGATATTACAGCCCTGGGCGCTGATTTTTATACAGGTAACTGCCATAAGTGGCTGTGTGCACCCAAAGGCTCGGCCTTCCTGTACGTCAAAGAAGCGCACCAACCCATGATGGACCCGCTCGTCATTAGTTGGGGTTGGGGCTGGCCGGATTCCGACTTTATCTCCATGAATCAGTGGCAGGGTACGCGAGATGTGGCCGCTTACCTAACAGTCCCTACAGCGATCGCTTATCAAAAAGAACATGATTGGGATGCTGTCCGTGAGCGCTGCCATGCGCTGGCGATTGAAACGCTGCACCGCATCGCAGATTTGACCGAGTTGGCCCCTGTTGCGAGCGATAGCTTCTATGGGCAGATGGTGGCCGCGCCGCTGCCAGATGTGGACCCAACCACCTTAAAGACGCGCCTCTACGACGACTATCGCATCGAAGTACCGACGACACAACTGGGCATGACGAAAGACGTTGGCCCGTATTACATCCGTGTATCGTTCCAGGCATATAATACGCGTGCCGATGCTGATAAGCTCCTGCAAGCGCTGGCGGCATTGTTATAA
- a CDS encoding metallophosphoesterase family protein, translating to MTDKVAIISDIHGNMDALKAVLADIQQRGIETIYCLGDLAGKGPDGDQVVDTCRDVCEAIVRGNWDALLQNKQEHPAVQWWQAQLGPERVQYLANLPNSHDFWLSGQHVRLFHASHISEHHRIRQDAPAEKQREMFTNTDFTGFDQPEPDIVGYGDIHGAFLISPSHSRKLLFNVGSVGNPLDLPIPVYVVMSGDVGSRASGPFGIEFVRVPYDIEAQVKRAYDLQMPEAAPYASELRTAVYRHS from the coding sequence ATGACGGATAAAGTTGCGATCATCTCCGATATTCACGGCAATATGGATGCGCTTAAGGCTGTGCTAGCGGATATTCAACAAAGAGGCATCGAGACAATCTACTGCCTGGGCGATCTGGCGGGCAAGGGGCCGGATGGTGACCAGGTAGTAGATACATGCCGTGATGTTTGCGAGGCCATCGTCAGGGGCAATTGGGATGCCCTATTGCAGAACAAGCAAGAACACCCGGCGGTGCAGTGGTGGCAAGCACAACTCGGCCCGGAGCGCGTCCAATACCTTGCGAATTTACCCAATTCGCACGATTTCTGGCTGAGTGGGCAGCACGTTCGCCTGTTCCATGCATCGCATATCAGCGAACATCATCGCATCCGGCAAGATGCCCCCGCCGAGAAACAGCGGGAAATGTTCACCAATACCGATTTCACCGGGTTTGACCAGCCAGAACCGGATATTGTCGGCTATGGGGATATTCACGGGGCATTCTTAATATCACCATCTCATAGTCGGAAGTTGTTGTTCAACGTGGGCAGCGTCGGCAATCCGCTGGATTTGCCTATCCCCGTCTACGTCGTGATGTCCGGGGATGTGGGTAGCAGAGCATCCGGGCCTTTTGGCATTGAATTTGTGCGCGTCCCTTATGACATTGAGGCGCAGGTCAAGCGTGCCTATGACCTGCAAATGCCGGAAGCGGCACCCTACGCGAGTGAATTACGCACAGCGGTCTATCGTCATAGCTAG